The following coding sequences lie in one Bacteroidota bacterium genomic window:
- the lipA gene encoding lipoyl synthase translates to MDDIRQTTLLRKPEWLKTKVPAGKEYIQVREIVENHKLHTICTSGHCPNMHECWGRGTATLMILGNICTRSCGFCNVKTGRPLPADWEEPERVARSVKLMNLKHVVITSVDRDDLKDRGAEIWAMTIRAIKRENPGTTMETLIPDFDGREDLLQLVFDAGPEVISHNLETVRRITPWVRSRAKYNTSLKVLELVVKAGIRAKSGIMLGLGETREEVLETMDDLRGVGVHVMTIGQYLQPTRNHLPVKEFVKPEVFAEYKREGLARGFRHVESGPMVRSSYHAEKHIL, encoded by the coding sequence ATGGACGACATCCGACAGACTACGCTGCTGCGCAAGCCTGAATGGCTCAAGACCAAAGTGCCTGCAGGAAAAGAATATATTCAGGTGCGCGAAATAGTAGAAAACCACAAGCTGCACACCATATGTACCAGCGGCCATTGCCCCAACATGCATGAATGCTGGGGGCGTGGCACAGCCACTTTGATGATCCTCGGGAACATCTGCACCCGTTCGTGCGGCTTCTGCAACGTAAAAACCGGCAGGCCTTTACCGGCCGACTGGGAGGAGCCGGAGCGTGTGGCCCGTTCGGTGAAACTGATGAATCTGAAGCATGTGGTGATCACCTCGGTGGACCGCGACGACCTGAAAGACCGCGGAGCCGAAATCTGGGCCATGACCATCCGGGCCATCAAGCGCGAAAACCCCGGCACCACCATGGAAACCCTCATTCCGGATTTCGACGGACGCGAAGACCTCCTGCAACTGGTGTTCGATGCCGGGCCGGAAGTGATTTCGCACAATCTGGAGACCGTGCGTCGCATCACCCCCTGGGTGCGAAGCCGGGCCAAATACAACACCAGCCTCAAGGTGCTCGAGCTGGTGGTGAAAGCCGGTATCCGGGCCAAATCGGGCATCATGCTCGGACTGGGCGAAACGCGCGAGGAAGTGCTCGAAACCATGGACGACCTGCGAGGTGTTGGTGTACATGTGATGACCATCGGACAATATCTCCAGCCCACACGCAACCACCTGCCTGTGAAAGAGTTTGTAAAACCTGAGGTATTTGCCGAATATAAGCGTGAAGGCCTGGCACGCGGTTTCCGCCATGTGGAAAGCGGACCGATGGTGCGCAGCTCCTATCATGCCGAAAAGCATATCCTTTAA
- the lipB gene encoding lipoyl(octanoyl) transferase LipB — protein sequence MTNMSPIAFEDLGTADYKQVWDYQEKIFSNLFENADQDSRSAGTLLFVEHPHVYTLGKSGNAANLLVNEDFLRSKGAAFYRTNRGGDITYHGPGQLVGYPILNLSVFGIGVREYVHRLEETIIRTLEVYGIEASRLEGASGVWLDPHTPGKARKICAIGVRASKNITMHGFAFNVNTDLRFFDYINPCGFTDKGVTSMQKELGFSPDFEEVKQKVLSSFFQIFQATVQPATHPTIRQLL from the coding sequence ATGACAAACATGTCACCAATCGCATTCGAAGATCTGGGAACCGCCGACTACAAGCAGGTTTGGGATTATCAGGAAAAAATATTCTCGAACTTGTTCGAAAACGCAGATCAGGACAGCCGGTCGGCCGGAACCTTGCTTTTTGTGGAACACCCCCATGTGTACACCCTGGGCAAAAGCGGCAATGCAGCCAACCTGCTTGTGAACGAAGACTTTCTGCGATCGAAGGGTGCCGCATTTTACCGCACCAACCGCGGGGGCGACATCACCTACCACGGTCCGGGACAACTGGTCGGCTATCCGATTCTAAACCTCAGTGTATTTGGCATTGGGGTGCGCGAGTATGTGCACCGGCTCGAAGAAACCATCATCCGCACACTAGAAGTCTATGGGATCGAGGCTTCCAGGCTGGAAGGCGCCTCAGGGGTGTGGCTTGATCCGCACACTCCCGGTAAAGCTCGAAAAATTTGCGCCATCGGGGTGAGGGCCAGCAAAAATATCACCATGCATGGCTTTGCATTTAACGTGAACACCGACCTGCGATTTTTCGATTATATCAACCCTTGTGGTTTTACCGACAAAGGTGTGACCTCAATGCAGAAAGAGCTTGGATTTTCACCTGATTTTGAGGAAGTTAAACAAAAGGTGCTAAGCTCGTTTTTTCAAATTTTTCAGGCAACCGTTCAGCCGGCAACGCACCCAACGATCAGGCAGTTGCTTTAG
- a CDS encoding 3'-5' exonuclease: MYYLVIDLEMSGHKAGYHDIIQIGAVLAGENWQPLGEFETLVYPDNEETFNSYAEAVHGIALDDLQDAPSSYEALEAMELWLRKTLRRRQGESLTDVVLCGQSVMNDVNFLEYKYDELNLEWPFARRILDLVSLTILFYHIYDRNGRSRPKSYSLDAVAGMFGLQRSESTHNALEDARITYQCFKKYFELAGGFRF; this comes from the coding sequence ATGTACTACCTTGTCATCGATCTGGAAATGTCGGGTCACAAAGCCGGATACCACGATATCATTCAAATTGGAGCGGTGCTGGCCGGCGAAAACTGGCAGCCCTTAGGCGAATTCGAAACCCTGGTTTATCCTGATAATGAAGAAACATTCAACAGCTATGCCGAAGCAGTGCACGGCATTGCACTCGACGACCTCCAGGATGCCCCCTCGAGCTACGAAGCGCTGGAAGCCATGGAACTGTGGCTGCGAAAAACACTCAGGCGCCGGCAGGGCGAATCGCTCACCGATGTGGTGCTTTGCGGACAAAGTGTGATGAACGATGTGAACTTTCTGGAATACAAATACGACGAACTCAATCTGGAGTGGCCTTTTGCCCGGCGTATCCTCGACCTGGTCAGCCTGACCATTTTGTTCTATCACATTTACGACCGCAACGGCCGCAGTCGCCCAAAATCTTATAGCCTCGATGCCGTGGCCGGTATGTTCGGGCTGCAGCGCTCCGAGAGCACACACAATGCCCTCGAGGATGCCAGAATTACCTACCAGTGTTTCAAAAAGTACTTCGAGCTGGCAGGTGGATTCAGGTTTTGA
- a CDS encoding efflux RND transporter periplasmic adaptor subunit has protein sequence MNQKTLIRVLALLVMAGLLVWFVLPRKKQAGKADIAQQQRGTALPVTAYIARVMPVNDVVVATGTVMPDEMVELASEVPGRIVGIHFTEGQPVKKGQLLVSLNNADLLAQQERNMHQLRLAEERERRQKVLLESEGISQQAYEQTLTELNSLKAEASLLQAQLDKTLIKAPFDGLAGLRLLSEGAYVSPGTRLVKIVRTRPVKIDFSVPERYAQYVRTGTPVQFTVEGNEKVFSASVYATESMVDQRNRSLMARARFANPNGEVLPGMFARVELSANGLVEALQIPARAIIPEMGTSKVFVYRNGKAYPEVIVPGLRTASKVQVLSGLNENDTVITSGLLQLRPGMDVQLKSVEQP, from the coding sequence ATGAATCAAAAAACGCTCATAAGGGTATTGGCCCTGCTCGTCATGGCCGGGCTGCTGGTCTGGTTTGTGCTGCCCCGCAAAAAGCAAGCCGGAAAGGCAGATATAGCTCAGCAGCAACGCGGTACAGCGCTACCCGTAACTGCGTACATTGCCAGGGTAATGCCAGTGAACGATGTAGTTGTTGCCACCGGTACGGTGATGCCCGACGAGATGGTTGAATTGGCATCGGAGGTGCCGGGGCGCATTGTTGGTATTCATTTCACTGAAGGACAACCTGTTAAAAAAGGGCAGTTGCTGGTGAGCCTGAACAATGCCGATCTGCTCGCACAACAGGAACGCAACATGCACCAGCTCAGGCTGGCCGAAGAACGCGAACGCCGGCAAAAGGTGTTGCTCGAAAGCGAGGGCATCAGCCAGCAAGCCTACGAACAGACCCTGACCGAGCTCAACAGCCTGAAAGCTGAGGCCTCCCTCTTGCAGGCCCAACTGGACAAAACCCTGATCAAGGCACCCTTCGACGGCCTTGCCGGCTTGCGGTTGCTGAGCGAAGGCGCCTATGTTTCGCCCGGCACCAGGCTGGTCAAAATTGTGCGTACCAGGCCGGTCAAAATCGACTTTAGCGTGCCTGAACGCTATGCCCAGTACGTGCGCACCGGCACACCGGTGCAATTCACGGTTGAGGGCAATGAAAAAGTTTTCAGTGCCAGTGTATATGCCACCGAATCCATGGTGGATCAGCGAAACCGTTCGCTCATGGCCAGGGCAAGGTTTGCGAATCCCAATGGCGAAGTGCTTCCAGGAATGTTTGCCCGGGTTGAGCTTTCGGCCAATGGTCTGGTGGAAGCCCTTCAGATTCCGGCAAGGGCCATCATCCCCGAAATGGGCACAAGCAAGGTGTTTGTGTATCGCAATGGCAAGGCATACCCGGAAGTTATCGTACCCGGCCTGCGCACAGCCTCCAAGGTGCAGGTGCTCAGCGGCCTGAACGAAAACGACACGGTCATCACCTCAGGCCTGCTTCAACTCAGGCCAGGTATGGATGTTCAACTCAAATCGGTGGAGCAGCCATGA
- a CDS encoding efflux RND transporter permease subunit — MSLSSVSIRRPVLASVMSILIIIFGVIGMLNLGVREYPSVDPPVITVSTNYVGANADVIESQITEPLEESINGIDGIRTISSVSRDGRSTITVEFDLSVDLETAANDVRDRVSRALGQLPPDADPPIVAKADADATPIVFLNIKSEQRSLLELTEIAERTFKEALQTIPGVSAINIWGAKQYSMRLWLDPSRLAAYGLSPIDVRNALARENLELPSGRIEGTEVELTVRTLSRLETPEQFNNLIIRESEAGIVRLRDVGRAELGPLNERTILRRDGVPMVGNVIIPQPGSNHISIADEFYKRLETIKKDLPEDIELGIGFDTTTYIRDAINEVEQTIYLAFALVVLVIFFFLRDWRTSLIPVVVIPISLIGAFFVMYVAGFSINVLTMLGLVLAIGLVVDDAIVVIENIYAKIEKGMPPVEAATQGAAEIFFAVIATTVALATVFLPVIFLEGLTGRLFREFGVVLAGSVIISSFVALTLTPMLSSRLLRREEKHNWLYTRTEPFFNKINTLYSNSLASFLRRPWLAFVILLVSGLLIYFAGRQLPSELAPMEDRSGMMAFATAPEGATFEFMEAFVQDLIEVVQREVPELYSLVTITSPGFGAASSVNSAFARIRLVDPDQRQRSQQEIASHLGRQLSQLTQVRTFITQEQSISTQRGGLPVQYVIQARNIEKLREVLPAFMQEVSRSPVFQFSDLNLKFNKPEIQISINREKARSMGVSAQDVAQTLSTALSGQRYGFFIMNGKQYQVVGQLDRQYRMQPSDLDQLYVKNNAGELVQLSNLVEIAEQINPPALYRYNRYVSATVSASPAQGRTLGEGIAEMDRIAGMLLDDTYSTALAGVSKDFAESSSSLVFAFMLALVLIYLVLAAQFESFRDPLIIMFTVPLALAGAVLSLWVFGNTLNIFSQIGIIMLIGLVTKNGILIVEFANQRKAAGLSRHEAIHDAAVARFRPILMTSLSTILGALPIALAIGAGSGSRVSMGIAIIGGLTLATVFTLFVIPSMYLYISEKTKAVSNVAELMQTQTEAEEAP; from the coding sequence ATGAGCCTTTCGTCAGTGAGTATCCGCCGGCCAGTGCTGGCCTCGGTGATGTCGATCCTGATTATCATCTTTGGCGTCATCGGTATGCTAAACCTGGGCGTCAGGGAATATCCCTCTGTGGATCCGCCTGTGATCACTGTTTCCACCAATTATGTGGGCGCCAATGCCGATGTGATTGAATCGCAGATCACCGAACCATTGGAAGAGTCGATCAACGGCATTGATGGCATACGGACAATCAGCTCGGTGAGCCGCGATGGACGCAGCACCATTACGGTGGAGTTCGACCTTTCGGTGGACCTTGAGACTGCTGCCAACGATGTGCGCGACCGGGTTTCGCGGGCATTGGGACAACTTCCCCCCGATGCTGACCCGCCAATTGTAGCCAAAGCCGATGCCGACGCCACTCCCATTGTGTTTTTGAACATCAAAAGCGAGCAACGCTCGTTGCTCGAGCTCACCGAAATTGCCGAGCGTACGTTCAAAGAAGCCTTGCAAACCATACCCGGGGTGAGCGCCATCAACATCTGGGGAGCGAAGCAATACAGCATGAGGCTCTGGCTCGATCCGTCACGGCTGGCAGCCTATGGCCTCAGCCCCATCGATGTGCGCAATGCCCTGGCACGCGAAAACCTGGAACTGCCCAGCGGTCGCATCGAAGGCACTGAAGTTGAGCTCACTGTGCGTACGCTTAGCCGCCTGGAAACCCCTGAACAATTCAACAACCTGATCATCCGCGAATCGGAAGCCGGAATTGTGAGGTTGCGCGATGTGGGCCGTGCCGAACTCGGACCACTCAACGAACGCACCATCCTGCGGCGCGACGGCGTGCCCATGGTGGGCAATGTGATCATCCCCCAGCCCGGATCGAATCACATCAGCATAGCCGACGAGTTCTACAAGCGCCTCGAAACCATTAAAAAAGACCTGCCCGAGGACATTGAGCTTGGCATTGGATTCGACACCACCACCTACATCCGCGATGCCATCAACGAGGTGGAACAAACCATCTACCTGGCATTTGCGCTGGTAGTGCTGGTTATCTTTTTCTTTCTCCGCGACTGGCGCACCTCGCTCATTCCTGTGGTTGTCATTCCTATTTCGCTCATCGGGGCATTCTTTGTGATGTATGTTGCCGGTTTTTCCATCAATGTGCTTACAATGCTCGGCCTGGTGCTTGCCATTGGTCTGGTGGTGGACGACGCCATTGTGGTAATCGAAAACATCTATGCCAAGATTGAAAAAGGCATGCCCCCTGTGGAGGCTGCCACCCAGGGTGCAGCCGAGATTTTTTTCGCCGTCATCGCCACCACCGTGGCGCTGGCCACAGTTTTTTTGCCCGTCATTTTTCTCGAAGGCCTCACCGGAAGGCTGTTTCGCGAATTTGGGGTGGTACTGGCCGGATCGGTCATTATCAGTTCATTTGTAGCCCTCACCCTGACGCCCATGCTCTCTTCGCGTCTGCTCAGGCGAGAGGAAAAGCACAACTGGTTATACACCCGCACAGAACCATTCTTCAATAAAATCAATACGCTTTATTCCAATAGTTTAGCTTCGTTCCTGCGGCGTCCGTGGCTGGCATTTGTCATCTTGCTGGTTTCGGGCTTGCTGATTTATTTCGCCGGACGGCAATTGCCCTCAGAGCTGGCGCCTATGGAAGACCGTTCGGGTATGATGGCATTTGCCACCGCGCCTGAGGGTGCCACTTTTGAGTTCATGGAAGCTTTTGTACAGGATTTGATTGAGGTGGTTCAGCGCGAGGTGCCGGAGCTCTATTCGCTGGTTACCATAACCTCGCCTGGTTTTGGGGCGGCAAGCTCCGTCAATTCGGCTTTTGCGCGCATCCGGCTGGTCGATCCGGATCAGCGCCAGCGATCGCAGCAGGAAATTGCCTCCCATCTGGGCAGGCAACTGTCGCAACTTACTCAGGTGCGCACTTTCATCACTCAGGAGCAGAGCATCTCCACCCAGCGTGGCGGATTGCCCGTGCAATACGTGATTCAGGCACGAAACATCGAGAAACTCCGCGAGGTGCTGCCTGCCTTTATGCAGGAAGTATCCCGCAGTCCGGTATTTCAGTTCTCGGACCTTAACCTGAAGTTCAACAAGCCTGAAATACAGATCAGTATAAATCGCGAAAAAGCCCGCAGCATGGGTGTGTCGGCTCAGGATGTGGCCCAGACCCTCTCGACCGCGCTCAGTGGTCAGCGATACGGATTTTTCATCATGAACGGCAAGCAGTATCAGGTGGTTGGCCAACTCGACCGGCAGTACCGCATGCAGCCCTCCGATCTGGATCAGCTCTATGTGAAGAACAACGCTGGCGAGCTTGTTCAACTCTCGAACCTGGTGGAGATTGCCGAGCAGATCAATCCCCCTGCCCTGTACCGATACAACCGCTATGTTTCGGCCACCGTTTCGGCCAGTCCGGCTCAGGGACGCACCCTGGGTGAGGGCATAGCCGAGATGGACCGGATTGCGGGCATGTTGCTCGACGACACTTACAGCACAGCACTGGCCGGGGTGAGCAAAGATTTTGCGGAGAGCTCGTCGAGCCTGGTGTTTGCTTTCATGCTGGCGCTTGTGCTGATTTATCTGGTGCTGGCAGCCCAATTCGAGAGCTTTCGCGATCCGCTCATCATCATGTTCACTGTGCCACTGGCCCTGGCCGGCGCTGTATTGAGCCTCTGGGTTTTCGGCAACACCCTGAACATATTCAGCCAGATAGGCATCATCATGCTCATCGGACTGGTCACCAAAAACGGTATCCTCATTGTGGAATTTGCCAACCAGCGCAAGGCTGCGGGCCTGAGCCGCCACGAAGCCATACACGACGCCGCCGTGGCCCGGTTCCGCCCCATCCTGATGACCAGCCTTTCGACCATCCTTGGCGCCCTGCCCATTGCGCTGGCCATAGGCGCCGGCTCGGGCAGCAGGGTCTCAATGGGGATAGCCATCATCGGCGGGCTGACGCTGGCCACCGTGTTCACACTTTTCGTGATACCTTCCATGTACCTCTACATCTCCGAAAAAACCAAGGCCGTATCGAATGTGGCCGAACTTATGCAAACCCAAACCGAAGCAGAGGAGGCGCCATGA
- a CDS encoding TolC family protein, which yields MKRILIVALFAFVWFNCGAQELLRPEDALRIGLEHNFGIQLVRNERVMAENNATAGNAGMLPRISLTSNQNFSVNDSRQEFLTGQVNERNNARSQVFNYGAQLNWTIFDGFRMFRRLDQLRLLEDKAELQELLAVEQTIQSIYNQYYSLVLLEKKRKVQEQSLRLSNERVRLATTRLESGSGSRLELLQAQVDRNADSSALYDLNNQLVKARMMLNHTLGRNPQTGFSVIDSIPHGALPANDILVQRLSRYNTLLQLASQDEQMAMLSIRELRARFYPEISATAGYNYLNQQSEAGFLLRNNTSGFTYGLSASWNVFNGMNLRRDISNYHILAKNSELRKASLENELNTNLLSMIQQYQSKQSQLVLEQQNSLAANETLRLAEQRYRIGDLSGIEYREAQRNQLNAAVRLLQTQQEALLLETAIRQMTGLLNAE from the coding sequence ATGAAAAGAATTCTGATTGTCGCACTGTTTGCGTTCGTTTGGTTCAACTGTGGTGCACAAGAGTTGTTGCGGCCTGAGGACGCCCTGCGCATCGGGCTGGAGCACAACTTTGGTATTCAGCTGGTACGCAACGAGCGCGTGATGGCCGAAAACAACGCCACGGCAGGCAATGCCGGCATGTTGCCACGTATCAGCCTGACCAGCAACCAAAACTTCAGTGTCAACGACAGCCGCCAGGAATTTCTGACCGGCCAGGTTAACGAACGCAACAACGCCAGGTCGCAGGTATTCAACTACGGCGCCCAGCTCAACTGGACCATCTTCGACGGATTCCGCATGTTCAGGCGACTCGACCAGCTCCGCCTGCTCGAAGACAAAGCCGAATTGCAGGAGCTTCTGGCCGTTGAGCAAACCATTCAATCAATCTACAATCAATATTACAGCCTTGTTTTGCTGGAAAAAAAACGCAAGGTGCAGGAGCAAAGCCTTCGCCTGAGCAACGAGCGCGTGCGGCTTGCCACCACGCGTCTCGAAAGTGGCAGCGGGTCGAGGCTTGAGTTGCTGCAGGCTCAGGTGGACCGCAATGCCGACAGCAGTGCATTGTACGACCTCAACAACCAGCTGGTGAAAGCGCGTATGATGTTGAATCACACCCTTGGGCGCAATCCGCAAACCGGTTTTTCGGTGATCGACAGCATCCCGCACGGTGCCTTGCCTGCCAACGATATCCTGGTGCAGCGCCTGAGCCGTTATAACACCCTTTTGCAGCTTGCCTCACAGGATGAACAAATGGCCATGCTGAGCATCAGGGAGTTGCGCGCAAGATTTTATCCGGAAATTTCGGCCACCGCAGGCTATAACTACCTCAACCAGCAAAGCGAAGCCGGCTTCCTGCTCCGCAACAATACGTCAGGATTCACCTATGGGTTGTCGGCCAGTTGGAATGTTTTCAATGGCATGAACCTCCGTCGCGACATCAGCAACTATCACATCCTGGCCAAAAACAGTGAGCTGCGCAAAGCTTCGCTCGAGAACGAACTGAATACCAACCTCTTGTCGATGATTCAGCAATACCAAAGCAAGCAAAGCCAGTTGGTGCTCGAGCAACAAAACTCCCTTGCGGCCAACGAAACACTCCGTCTGGCCGAGCAACGTTACCGCATTGGCGACCTTTCGGGCATCGAATACCGCGAAGCCCAGCGCAATCAGCTGAATGCAGCCGTGAGGTTGCTCCAGACACAACAGGAAGCGCTCCTGCTCGAAACGGCAATCAGGCAAATGACCGGATTGCTGAATGCCGAATAA